From a single Arachis hypogaea cultivar Tifrunner chromosome 3, arahy.Tifrunner.gnm2.J5K5, whole genome shotgun sequence genomic region:
- the LOC112772423 gene encoding glucan endo-1,3-beta-glucosidase-like: MPMQLNSSYNYPSRQALPQMATTEGELDLHSCHQTAAQSPGVCYGMIAGNLPSKKETIDLYKSFGITRMRIYFPEAEVFEALKGSNIELTVDVAKESLQAISSNPNAAKDWVNINIVPYSKDIKFRYITVGNEIHPGDVEAQYVFSGMQNIHDALASFNLGQIKASTAIDSSLLGKSYPPSDGAFSDAANAYMQKIINFLVPNGSPLLANIYPYFAYANNKKDIPLEYALFTQQGKNDVGYQNLFDAMLDSTYAALEKIGANNLQIVVSESGWPSFGGVGTSIQNAGAYYQNLINHVKSGTGTPKRPNQPIEVYLFAMYDENQKPGAETERHFGLLHADKSRKFPLNFK; encoded by the coding sequence CTGCACAATCCCCTGGAGTATGTTATGGAATGATTGCTGGCAACTTACCATCAAAGAAAGAAACCATTGATTTATACAAATCATTTGGAATTACTAGAATGCGTATATACTTTCCAGAAGCCGAAGTCTTTGAAGCCCTAAAAGGTTCAAACATAGAGTTAACAGTAGATGTTGCAAAAGAATCTCTTCAAGCTATTTCTTCTAATCCTAATGCAGCAAAGGATTGGGTCAACATAAATATTGTACCCTATTCAAAAGACATCAAATTCAGATACATCACGGTTGGCAATGAAATTCACCCTGGTGATGTTGAAGCACAATACGTTTTTTCCGGCATGCAAAACATTCATGATGCACTTGCATCGTTCAATTTAGGCCAAATTAAAGCTTCCACTGCAATTGATTCAAGCCTACTTGGAAAATCATACCCACCTAGTGATGGAGCTTTCAGTGATGCTGCTAATGCTTACATGCAAAAGATTATTAATTTCTTGGTGCCAAATGGGTCACCACTTCTTGCTAATATATATCCCTATTTTGCTTAtgctaataataaaaaagatataccATTAGAATATGCTCTTTTTACTCAACAAGGTAAGAATGATGTTGGGTACCAGAATTTGTTTGATGCTATGCTGGATTCAACGTATGCTGCTTTGGAGAAAATAGGTGCAAATAATTTGCAAATTGTTGTGTCTGAGAGTGGCTGGCCAAGTTTTGGTGGAGTTGGAACTTCAATTCAAAATGCAGGTGCTTACTATCAAAATTTGATTAATCATGTTAAGAGTGGGACTGGAACCCCAAAGAGACCCAATCAACCTATAGAGGTTTATTTGTTTGCTATGTATGACGAGAATCAGAAGCCAGGTGCAGAAACTGAGAGGCATTTTGGGCTTTTACATGCTGATAAATCACGCAAATTTCCACTTAAtttcaagtga
- the LOC112772444 gene encoding glucan endo-1,3-beta-glucosidase-like, producing the protein MLFMFFLGLLLSIGLEFIAAQSPEPGICYGVNGNNLPSKKETIDIFKSNGITKIRIYFPDAEALEALRGSNIELTADVAKESLQAISSDPNAAKDWVNTNIVPYSQDVRFKYITLGNEIHPGDVEAQYILSGMQNIHNALASSNLGQIKVSTAIDLSLLGNSYPPSDGAFSEAATAYMQQIVNFLVPNGSPLLANIYSYFAYASDQVNIPLEYALFTQQGNNAVGYQNLFDAMLDSTYAALEKIGANNLQIVVSESGWPSSGGVGASIQNGGAYYQNLINHVKSGTGTPKRPNQPIETYLFAMWDENLKPGAETERHFGLLHADKSRKYELHFHGN; encoded by the exons ATGCTTTTCATGTTTTTTCTTGGACTTTTATTGTCCATTGGACTGGAATTTATAG CTGCACAGTCCCCTGAGCCAGGAATATGCTATGGAGTGAACGGTAACAATCTACCATCAAAGAAAGAAACCATTGATATATTCAAATCAAATGGAATCACTAAGATACGTATATACTTTCCTGATGCTGAAGCCTTGGAAGCTCTAAGAGGTTCAAACATAGAGTTAACAGCAGATGTTGCAAAGGAATCTCTTCAAGCTATTTCTTCAGATCCTAATGCAGCAAAGGATTGGGTCAACACAAATATTGTACCCTATTCACAAGACGTCAGATTCAAATACATCACACTTGGTAATGAAATTCACCCTGGTGATGTTGAAGCACAATACATTTTATCTGGCATGCAAAACATTCATAATGCACTTGCATCATCCAATTTAGGTCAAATTAAAGTCTCCACTGCAATTGATTTAAGCCTACTTGGAAATTCATACCCACCTAGTGATGGAGCTTTCAGTGAAGCTGCTACTGCTTACATGCAACAAATTGTTAATTTCTTAGTCCCAAATGGGTCACCACTTCTTGCTAATATATATTCCTATTTTGCTTATGCTAGTGATCAAGTAAATATACCATTAGAATATGCTCTTTTTACTCAACAAGGTAACAATGCTGTTGGGTACCAGAATTTGTTTGATGCTATGCTGGATTCAACGTATGCTGCTTTGGAGAAAATAGGTGCAAATAATTTACAAATTGTTGTGTCTGAGAGTGGCTGGCCAAGTTCTGGTGGAGTTGGAGCTTCAATTCAAAATGGAGGTGCTTACTATCAAAATTTGATTAACCATGTTAAGAGTGGGACTGGGACCCCAAAGAGACCCAATCAACCTATAGAGACTTATTTGTTTGCTATGTGGGATGAGAATCTGAAGCCAGGTGCAGAAACTGAGAGGCATTTTGGGCTTTTACATGCTGATAAATCACGCAAATACGAACTTCATTTTCACGGGAACTAA